The DNA window ccacattccaaaaacataaatggtaggctgagtggacactctaaattgcccctaggtatgggtgtgagtgtgcatggttgtccgtctcctgtgccctgcaatcagctggtcaccgattcagggtgtcccccgcctctcctgggataggctccagcaccccccacgacccttgtgaggataagcagttcagaaaatgaatgaatgaatgttatccATGGATTACTCACATATGGTCGTTGGGAAGAGAAGGGGCAACTGGCTAAGTATTTGAGTGGAGATATATTGAGGTCAATTGGCAGTACAAGTATGTTACATGGAATATTATCACTATAGCAAAGTCATAGCAGACTAGGTGCCATGTGCTGGCCAAAAAGTGACTTGCCGGAGGAGGTCTAATTATAATGTTAAGATGTCATATCGTACAGCACTACTTTGCAGCTACCTATAGTCGATGCAAGAGTCACATTGAAGACTGAGCTCATTCGAAGTCCACTCAAAGAAACAGATTGGAACATTTTCCACTTAACAGACCTGCAAGTTTGTTGCAAGCAAAAATATTTGACTTGAAACTAAACTCTTACAGATGCATTCAACTATATCTCAATTGTCCATCAAATAAAGTTAACCAAAACAACACAATTTTTCTACAACAAAATTTTTACTATTGTGACCCTACACTGAAGTGAGACCCTGTTTGGATCAGAGGACATTGTCTCTTCAAACACACATTTCTAAAAGCCTTGAAAAGTGCTTACATCACAAGACAAATACACAACACATGAAATAGACAAAACATTATGACGTCGATAGCAACAAAGCCATGAACTAGAAATACCATtaaagtgtgcgtgtgtgtgtaatcCAGATAAGTGGAtgcaattttttaatgcattttcgcAGGGAAACTGGAGCAGATTTGCACACCACTAAAAGGTAAGCACACATACAAAATTCCACCCAACCACAACTCATTGTTGACATCAAATCTATTTTTACCGGAAGGCCTGGCAGCGATCATGATCTTGATGtctatcacagtcaatggcattgaacGAATTAAAGTGGGCCAGCACCAGCAGTCTCTTGTGATGCAGTTGTACCCAGTTCAATTGctggtgtgtgtgcgtatgtaggCGTGTGTGTCTGCTATTGTTCAGCAGAACCGACTGAAGAGGCGGGCAGCTGGGGCACAAACGGGGAAACACCAGATTGTCAGCCTTTGTTCAGATTCAGATGGACGGTCAATCCAACCAGCCCTGCCTTAGCTGCGGGAAACACACCCGCACTACATAGATACTCACACCTTTCCTGTATTAAATGGTAAGGTCACaatgaaattgatttttcaCTCATGCTGAGTGTGAAGGGCAGATGCACACAGGAAGGCAAACCTATAATGAAATACATTTCACGGAGGTTCTCTCTTTCTGCCTACACACGCCGATAGCCTCAATAATGCGGATTCTCTCAAATCTATCACAATATGGACCATTTCATACCATATGCCAAAGCTTTACATGTGCAattatttgctaaaaaaaaacaattattacgGCTTCATTTCACTATTTTGGGATTGACACTAAAATGACCTGCCACAAACAAatgtattggtagtagtagtgctgGAACCCAAAACTATCATGAACAGTATAGTAGCTTAAATATTTTAGCTCAAAAATATAATTACTTCATATTTGTACCAATGGTTTTGACTATTTAAACATAATATATTGGCACAAATTGTGTTGTCTCCATCGGTTATGTGTTGctaatttcaattattttgaatttaataCGAACCTACAGTTGGCGTGGGGagacaattaattaattagcGAGTGGATATAGGGACACATAGGTTGATTGGCAATACAACAATGGGGTACAAAAATGTAGTGAAACTGTAGCAAAGATGTAGCAAACTGGGTGTCATCCATGCCCAAAATATGCATTGGAGAAACCAGTTTGTTGATGGGGTTAAAATGTTGAGAACATTTCATATCATTTTTGGAAATATATAGTCATATTGTACAGCTAAGAGATAGGAACACGGTGTGACCCAATTAAGGCCCTACTATGGGATACAGAATCCCAAAATGTAGCAAGACAGGACAAATTCTGGAACAGATCTatttcaaaattttaaatgttaataaaaaaattccaattcagCTGCTGGCCTAAATTTTCATTGCAAGGACAGGTCTGTTTATAGCGATATTGACAATGGCCATGTAAAAATGTTGATAGTTTTGTTTTGGTGATTTATATTCATATCGTGCACCACTAGCCCCATTAATTGTCATAAATTGTCTTtttcttattggctgccattgggagcgatacatgtccaatccatctgaagTGCGAGGTCTTACACCGAATGAACTAATGTTCATGCTAGGCCTAACTTCACAGCAGAACGATTAAAAGAACCAAATAATTAGTCTGAGGTCAATTTCAGTGAAAGTTAAATATATCAGTTTACAAGTTCTGCAGCAGCGAGTGAACACAACCAAATGATAACAGCAATCACATGCCCTTTTTTCCTCTTGGTGTGTGCGCAGGACATCATgtgtgtcatgtttcatttccTGCCAGCCGGGGGAGGTGAAGGACACAGAACTGGTGTCAGACACATTTGGCAAAAACAGAAAGATTGACAGTAAAGACAACCTGATGTGATCCGAGACTTGGATTTGTGAGCAACAAAAGTAGACATGTCAcgagatgaagaaaaaaatgaagcacaATGCGAGCTGGCTGCTGCAATAAAACCATGTTAAATGATGAATTATGGCAGTGTTAGGATCTTGTTGCATGCAAAACCGGAAGGACTGTCCTTCTGGACAACATCAATTGAGGACATCAAGTgttactcacaaagtaacaggCCACTTTTGACCCCTCTTTAAACCCAAATAGTAATAAGGATATACCACCAAACAAATATTAATGTATTGTCCAGACAGTTTTCTTAGAAACTCAAGTGACTCAAGTCACTTCTGTCACAATAGGGATTCTCAAGAGTACCAATGTATAAATACTGAAATGTGTCCAGATGTAAGACTTGATTATTTTCTGGATACACAGTTATTTGCTTTTGCACTAGCATTTTCTGGCATTATAGTATCACTTTCTgctcattttggatcatttacgGTTGATTTTACGGCACCCCCCCTCCCATCATAAATTCCCAACCACCAATAGAGAAACCCTGAGGAGCTCATATTTAATGTTCTCAAAAATGGCACGGAATATCGCACTCGAGTTGAAAATATACTAAGTATAGGGAGAAAAGCGGAGCACAATAAAATGCATGACATCCCTCATATAAAAGGTAAAAACGTCAATGTAAAAGCAGATAAAAGACATGGCATCAGACAGGAAATGGTCTTAATTGCCCTATGCCTTCAGTCATACCACTTAAATAGGCCATTGAGTTGAAAGCTAGCATAGTCACAATGTAGTGTTCTAGTCGGTAAATTGTCTTTGGGAATTAGGGACCATCGCTTCAGCAAGAATGAAAGACACTGAGTGAACTAAATAACTAGAAGGTAGTTTCATAGCAATTAGGAACGCTACATGCACTAATTAGGGGAAACCAATGGGCTGCTGTTATACATTCATACACTCAGAACAAGCTTGAACCAGTAGAGAGTTGGGTTGACTTATTCCCACAAAAGCTTGGTAAATTTCATCATAGCATTGGATTATGTAAAGTAATATGTTGCGCGGTTTGCTCGGTTAGGAGATTATTCTAAAGCAGTGCTTCCCAAACTAAGTTAGCGTTTGTTCTGATAGAATGGTGCTTCTCATTCATATGCAGTTGTCCTGGAAAAGCACACCCAAACAGTGTCACGAGTCCAAGAAAAGTCCTTTCAAATGGCCACTGTCTCGTTCCAACACTAAGCTAAAGAATTGAAGCAACGAGTCATGAAATCGGTTCACTGTTTTGGAAAAACCTTGTACGGGTGGGTTGGTTGGTTGAACATTTCAGTGTTTGAATACTGTATTGCAATGTTTTCGGCAATATATCATCTGTCATACATCATGTTATCAAACTAAAAGAAACTTTCAAAAAAACTCATTCCTAATGGAAACTGGCATCAAGATACCAATTGGACTTTGGCACCTCCGACAAATAACTATCCAAAAAAATCCtggttcaaatgtatttttgctcTCAAGTTTATTAAGGTGgtcaaaaaaaaccttttcaaTTATGCTTCTGCTTTTTCCAACTCATTTTTGGGCCTACAGAGTGAAATATGTAATTATTATTGTCTTGACTATTGTTATTTTAAGTTTTGTCAGATTTTTACATTgccattttgtttatttgtacagattttttttttcctgggataTATATACCAAATAAAGCATTCAAATAAAAGATCCATCTTGATACCAGTAAGCTTGTCAAATGTATTGATATTGAAATGTTATATCCTATATTTGAGTGCAAAAGTAGCAAAACTCACAAGAAATTTGCTGTCATCAGGTACATTTGATTTTGCAGGACGCTTGGGAGGATATTTTGGATTGTCCTACTTAACTCGGCTCCAATTGATGGCATTCACAATCCCATCCAATTAAAGAGAGAGTTTAAATGCCAgtcattggacgtctaccaggGATAATTTAAATAGTTTCAATATAGTTTAACAACCACATGACTAGAGGACTATGATTAAGAGTTCATTaaagaaattttattttatttttttaagtatcgtaagttgaaaattttagTGTTGTGACAATAGTAGATAACGGTAAGCAGCATTTAGGACTGACATCATACCGCTAGCTTCCGCTTAATGCTAGACAGGCCTCTTGAACCGCCATGTTGGCTCGGGTCCGCTACAGAGAATTGCAGGAGCAGCTGTAAGTCCAGAAACATCTGGAACCCATTTATTTCTGCAGTTAAAATATGCTTCAAAATGATCTCTCCAAGTGGCGTTGTGAACACTGTCTTCCTTTTGGTATCATCATTAAAAGACAAGATCCTAAGACGTACCAAAGTGGAACATTAGAAGGAATTTTCAGGTTTCTACCATCAGCACTCGAGTGACAAAGACCGCCGCCATTTACTTTGCGCACAAAGCAGTTTTCGGCCTCCATTTTGTGTAATTCAGACAAAGTGGTGACGGAGAGAAAAGGGGATAAATGATCCATTGATAAGTAAACACAGCAGCGAGATGGAACACATGGGCTCAGACTGTCACGGAGAGATAGGGGCCAAAAAGAAAAGGATCTCTTCGGAAAAGAGGAAGACAAACCACAAGGGAGCACCGAATCCTCAGCAGTGCATTCATCTGACCACGCACTCAAAATAGATTTAAGACATTTTACAGAGCTATTAAGTCAGCGCTAATTATTTTCTAGTTGATTTAATGGCCAAATGCTTGGTTCTGCCAATTATGGGCAATGGGGGAAACCTGAACTGgctgaacaccctgaattgctaaTTGTAGGGAACAATGAGAGAAATAATTTCTCACACACCTAATGGCTAATTCGATTCAACcagattagcatgcatttttgggggatgtgagAGAagccagggaaaacccacacaggcgcaGGTAGAAAAATGCACAATACACAAGGTCAACTACCATTGGGGATTGAACTCTCCTTAGAACTGCAAGGTGGGGGTGCTAACCCCTTGTCCACAGAGTTTAAAGTTTTCTCCATATTGTAAACACTGCGATTGGTGTGTTCATTAGAGCAGGTCTTGGTACTAGAGTTGTGAAAAGTATTgataaaatgtatttcattacAATAGTACTGATGCACAGTTATTCGTTTTCTCACCACGACAGGTCACTAGAAATTGGTTGCCATTGGGTCCATTCGATTTTGCATCGATCTTGATAAgggtattttgtattttctttgttaACTCATTGTGGCTGCCTTGGATGGCGCTACAcgtcaattcattttgaattgcTTTGAATTTCGAATGAATGAATTCGCCCCTCCATgttatcccagtttaaatgatttcaatttctattgttgtcaatggctgGCAATGCATTTTAGTGTACATGCGATGCACTTCTGGTACATTTTGGGAGATTCCGGGTTACTTTCTGTACATCTTGGATTATTTCCTATTGCGTTTAGGGCATTTCTGGGCCATTTCTGTTCATTGATTATTTCCAGGTGATTTTGGaccatttccaggtcacttgcAGTTAATTCAGGGACAGTTTGTTGGTTTTTAAATTCGCCTTGTAACAATTTGCAGGATTCCCAGTTACTTCCAGTTCATTTTGGGACACTACCTGTTAAATTTACTTTTTTAGggagataaaaaataatgactacaaatggagaaaagtgttaacatttaaaaaaaatcatcaataacaccaataattgaaaattttgaTATCATGACAACAGTACTTGTTACTGATATTGCCCTTTGATGCACAGCAGAGAGGGATAATGGCTTGAAGAGGGTGGGGGAGGTGAATACCAAACAAAATTATGCAAGCGATTTAATGgagaagaaaagaaaggaggaggTAAGCTTTTGTCTTCCGGCTAGTGTATTGGGAAAGCACAAACATTACACGCTAATCTACCCTGAGGTGGCTAATATTGTGTCAGTTTGGCGCCTGAAGGATCAATAACAGGTTTTAAAAGAGGATTATACTGGTGAGTTTCATTCACCAAAGGCCATATGGTTGAAATATTTGTTCAATGCAACAATTTACACAATGTTAATATAAAAAGGTTGCTTGATCTAAAGGTAAGCACAGAAACAAAAACTGAGCTGAGTTTAACATGTAACATCGTCCAAAGTCTGTTAAAATTGTCAAGGATTAGTTACTGGGCCTTTAATGTTCAAATCAAACACAGGTATTGCCACTGGGACCTTGTTTACATGTGAATGGTGGCACATCTGAACGTAGACAAGCAAGCTTAGAGGTTGCCTTTGTTGGGGTCTTTCCACTGTAATGGTCCCTAAGAATTGGATAACCACATGCTTAATCAACCCCCGCCTCCAGAAATGGACCCTTGCCATCAGTTTTGCAGTCTCAAgatttcttttccatttttgaCAAGCAAGATTGTTTGATACTGCTGCGTATCCTCAATTATAcatatccatttgaagtgtgataaaatatgattatataCTGCGCCACTAATATTTCAGTGTTTAAcagattggctgccattgacggcggcaGACACCCacttcatttggactgggaaggccaaatgaatgaatgtttattcccagtcaaagtggattggacgtctgatgtcgtcaaaggcactgaaataTGAACATTCAGGCAGTCCTTCCAGGGACATCTAACCATGCCAATGGCAGACAgtgttaattatatatatttttatttttagggtcctggttcaaatccaggtcacatccacctgtgtggagtttgcatgtccacctgcgtgggtttcctgcgggtactccggtttcctcccacattccaaaaaacatgcatggtaggctgactggacactctaaattgcccctaggtatggatgtgagtgtgcatggtgccctgcgatcggctggccaccgactctggcccggagacagctgggattggctccagcaccccccgaggatggagcggttcagaaaatgagatgaggtgaggGATGATAAAACTTTCAAATTGAAAATCTGACCCGAGTTTTCTTTGGCTTCCTGCTCTTTGTTGCCATTGATTGTTTCACTATGTATGAGCACATGACAATTTAATTTAGCTCAGTGGTTGAATTAATGGCTTTTTCCACCCAAGTGTATTGGGAAGTGTGTGCCAAATATGTGCACTCGTGTGATGGCATGCGAATGGCAAAGATGGTCAAACCATTGTGTGAGAGTGTATATTGGGGGATGGGAAAGTCAAACATGCCATCGCAGTACGCATCTCCGACAGAAGCGCAAACAGAAGCAGAACACACCTTGGCGGGTGGAGACGTTCCTCTCGTTGGCTGCGGTGAGGACCACCTGCGGATGGCTCTGCTCCAGCTGGAAGAGCTCGTCCTTGCCCACACGGGCACTCTTGCCGGACTTCATGGTGCCGGAGGGCCCGGATGGCGCCAGGTACTTGCCTCCGCAGTCCCTGAAGGCCACCTTGCCGGAGCGAAACTCCAGCGTGTAGCCGGTGGTCTTGTCCGTGGTGGCCACCAGCGAGCCGTCGTTCCCCAGGAAGCGGTTGTCGGAGGTCTGCAGGTGGTAGCGCTGGTCTCGGAACACCAGCGTGATGGTGGAGTCCACACCCCACGGGATGTCCCTGTCGATGGCGATCTCGTCCACCTTGGAGCTCAGGTGCGCATAGCGTTTACGCGTCAGGCTGAAGATGTTCACCTGCGGGTGCATAGCGATGTGCACGCTCCATTTTTCCGCCACGGAGGCGGTCTGGGCGAAGCAAATGATCCGGTCCTCGGTTCCGCCCAGGTAGCGGCCGAAAGGTTCGGACTGCAGCGACCAGCGGCCGTCGTCGTGCGCCGTGATGACGAAGCGGCACTCGGGGCCTGGAGTCTCGCTGTCTCCGGTCACGTTGCCGTCCTTGTCGGTGCCAATGTATCGGCCCAGATGTGATTTGAGGAGGAACACGTTACCGCTGGAGTCGTCGCCGCTCTGCTCCAGGGTCCAAATCTGCTTCTTCTTCATGCTCGAGGCCGAGGCGTTGATTTTGAAGCCGAAAGTCTCGGCGGTGAGATATTTGTTGCCGCAGTTGATGAGACCGAATTGGATCTGCAGCATGTCGCTGCTTCCATTGGTAGCGCCGTTAGTTGTCATGGTGGTGGCTTCAGACCGCTTCTGACTCAGAGGGAATTTGATGGGGGGTTCCTGTCTGCCTTTCTACTAAAGGGTGGGATGCTCTACTTGCTCTGCTAGTGTGCCTCGCGTGCTTCTCTTTGTTTGAGGAGTGTGTCCGTGAACGCGCGTACCCGGTCCTCTGCCTGCCTCATCAGCGCAAGCACGCCGCCACAGCTGCAGTCTATATAAGCATCACTGACGTCACCACAAGACCACGCCCCCTGTGGTACTTGGATAACCGCAACTTGCCAGAAATTTGCAGTTTGCATTCATACTGCATTTTTAGAAGTAGCTCATTTTGCCCCCATCTgatgtgatatttaataaagcTCCTAGAAGTGAAACAATGCTGGTTTCATAATGTCTTTTTACTTTGGACAACCCATAGATATGGTGCATTGCTTAGCCAACCTTAATACTACTGACTGCGTTTCTTTCTTTAGGTATGCAGCACTGATAAATTACAAAGTGGAAATATGAAATGAAGGGCCCGGAGAGGGAGTGATTGGCGCTTCGGCTCCACAgttccggggtcctgggttcgaatcctcctgtgtggagttttcatgttctctctgggcctgcgtgggttttctccaggtactctgatttcctcccacgttccataaacatgaatggtaggcgagtataactctaaattgcccctaagtataagTTTGAGTGTGATTCGAATTAATTAGCACTCGCAAGTGACGCCGGACAACCATGCAGTGCTGGAAGACATATTTTAACACTTAAACAATATGCTGTAGCTCTCCGCATTATCATAAGTTTGTTCTAGATTCTTCCCTTGCCACCTCAACCCCCTTCACTCCCAGGTGTGGCAGCACCCCTTAAGCTCCGCCTCTGATTGTATGCGTTGTTTGCAAAGTCATCTTAAAACCCATAAGCACAACTGTCCCagcattttcattttgtcatGTGTCGTgtctttaaaatttaaaaaatgagctaAGATGTTAAATAACGCTACAATAACAATTCAAGTTAGCCTGCGTTGACCCTAAgtattatcaatgaaaaaaCGTATCTCTCTGTAAAACAGAAATAGTAAATATATAATGTACATCCCTAAATGTACTTGAAAATATCACATTAGGCTGATTTTATCAACCTATTTTTGTGTCAGGCTAGTCTTCATAAGTATCACAGCTTGTATAAGGCATAGTCCATCTATGTTAACATAGGAAAAcgtcatccatccattttcaacacttcATGTTCTTCCCGTGAGCTATCCTAACTGACTTCAGGGGAAAGGCAGTCTCCACTGAGTCAAAATTGATCCCCcgctgcctgcaccaaagtcaagtGAAACCCTCAGCAACAAGGCAAACTTAATGAGGCCAAAATGTATGTTTTCAGTGTGGAAACTCAAACAAGCATGGAGGCCACATGCAAATTCCAGGGAGAAGGGCATTTAAACCTAGGCCAagttttttaagtttttttttataatgtgtCATATCACACCACCTTTGCCTCCTGGTCATGAGGGCATGTTTCCTCGCACAAAGCTCCATTCATGACTTCGGCACGCAGATCAGAGGGAAGCAGGGATCTGGCTCTGTAAACAAAGGGGCCAAACAGATCCAAGCGTGCATCTTCCTGATGCATTTGAAATGAGAGTTCAATCAAACACACATGCAAGGAGTCTTTCAAAGCAATATGTCACTTCAAGTGAAAATACAGATTCGGTCCTTATTGGCAGTCTTTACTTCATTTGATCTCATTATTGCTATGCAGAAGAAGTCTCTAAGTTGTGGGAATCAACAATCAGagtttctttaaataaatcactgtaaacacattaaaatgaattctTTACTAAAATTATGCCTTTCTTTTTGAACGGGGTGTAATGGTGTCAAAATTGCCATTTACACAATCTGGAATTTGACTGCAAAGTCGGTTGTGGAGTGAAGTTTGGGCTTAGAAAAAAAGCACGAAAAAATTCTTCCTATCTATCTGGAGGATTAGACACAAACCAAGAGGAAATTCCAATGATGACTTCTGTCTCGTTCCCAAGTGGCCCTTATAAATCATGCATTATATGGACAAAAGTATTGGTAGAGatgtttttgtttacaaaagAAACTTATATTGATAGAAAATACGGTGTCGGCATCTACTTTGCAGAAACAACTGTTTCCACTCAGGGAAGAGATAAATTACATTATTATGTATTTTGGAATTTGAGTGTGCAAGTTTTTAGTGATTCACCAGAACGTTGGGTCAGAGGTCACAGACTGTTCTGCAGCTGACTTCTGACTCTTGCCGAAACGAAAAGGGCCAAATTGATTCAGGAGGAAGATATTAGGGTCAATCAGTGTCAGGCCGTGTATTTGGTACGTAGACCTTTATTGGGGATTAGCTCGACATCTGAATACCACCACTATCACTTCAACTACAAAAAGTACACAAACcacaatatttttcaaaacgCAACTGTTATCAAGTGCCATTCTGAATTAATTTTCATCTACAAACatgtaaatgaataaaacatgattttatCACAAATACTTCATACATCatccctcatctcatctcattttctgaaccgcttgatcttcattagggtcgcggggggtgctggagccaatcccagctgtaccctgaatcggtggccagccgatcgccgggcacaaggagacagacaaccatgcacactcacacccatacctaaggacaaattagagtgtacaatcagcctactatgcatgtttttggaatgtggaaggaaacccacgcaggcccggggagaagtttttttgtattttttttccgaatatgggattaaataaagttctaacctaacatgcaaactccacacagatggacatgacctggatttgaacccaggaccccagagctgtgaggccgacgcgctaaccactcgttccaccgggccgcctgccTTTATACATAAGAGAaactaaatgtatttatgtgtacACTTCAGTTGCGTTTTGGTAGCAAATGTTAGCAATTTTATTCTGAACAATCAATCAGAAGAGGAATTATGCTAACATCTCCTTGTGAAAACAACTTTGAAACCTGATTGGCAAAAGAAACAGTCCCGTAGCTAATGAAGCCTATGTCACATTGGCGAGCACTGCAAATTTTGAAGGACTGAAATGGCCGCACGTAAGATTGGAGGAAATAGATCTAACATAGACCCGCACGTAAGATTGGAGGAAATAGATCTAACATAGACCCGCACGTACTGGAAAATCTTCCATCAGAAAGCTCCTCTTCCATTGaaagattttgtaaaaaaaaatcaaaataaatcaacaagGGCTGACTCTAGAGGTGGCGGTGTAGTTCCCTTTggaaagagtgcattcagcaaAAGCACCTTATTTgtccgtgcctcacatacctggaactcaataccaattaccatacgtgaactcccgtcacTAAACCTCTTcatcaatcatcttaaagcctggctgttagacgaacaaaattgcgatcacaacgctgtctaaaactgtgctacttgtgcgtgagtgtgtgtatgtgtcatcgtttaccgtcaacctgcacaagggactaaagatgaaaattatccttcagctacaatcttacataccgtattttcacgactatacggcgcatcatatttttagccgcagtgtcagtaaggagtgctatttctgtattttacacacacaaaggacgcaccgtttttatagacgcagccaggcatggcaaaacatacaccagcttaaacatacacgctacacccacacgctaaaaaaaggcaacggaagcaaaactgagttcggttgtattttatttagccattttacaatgtactctcgtcatcatcacccacaaatccatcaaagtcctaattttctgtgtccgaattgaacaattgtccaaatgagtcatcgaaaacgctgagttttatacgttcgtccaggcggccacaatccattcgcaaatagtagctagctagtagctagcgtaactattccaacgctgtcttccatgcttcataaagctgtgttgacgttgatcgccaggccacaatccattgggtgtattgacaaaagaactatatatcccagcagtcactgtgcagtactttttccacgggaaaatagtagagtcgggggctgcttgtcgTAATTGTGAGAGTTGTAgaagatggtgtaccctatcgactgatttattttattttatcgtgataacaattttagtattggtccatatataaagcgcactggattataaggcgccctgtctattttggagaaaatttaagacttttatttgcgccttatagtcgtgaaaatacggcatttacatatatatgttctttaaaatgaataagttcattaatatgtgctgtcccttta is part of the Stigmatopora argus isolate UIUO_Sarg chromosome 14, RoL_Sarg_1.0, whole genome shotgun sequence genome and encodes:
- the fscn1a gene encoding fascin actin-bundling protein 1a — translated: MTTNGATNGSSDMLQIQFGLINCGNKYLTAETFGFKINASASSMKKKQIWTLEQSGDDSSGNVFLLKSHLGRYIGTDKDGNVTGDSETPGPECRFVITAHDDGRWSLQSEPFGRYLGGTEDRIICFAQTASVAEKWSVHIAMHPQVNIFSLTRKRYAHLSSKVDEIAIDRDIPWGVDSTITLVFRDQRYHLQTSDNRFLGNDGSLVATTDKTTGYTLEFRSGKVAFRDCGGKYLAPSGPSGTMKSGKSARVGKDELFQLEQSHPQVVLTAANERNVSTRQGMDLSANQDEEGDQEVFQVEICRENRKCAFRTAAGKYWTLTANGGLQCTASTKSANCYFDIEWRGKRLTLRAANGKYVAAKKNGQLAATIESAGESEEFLMKLINRPIIVLRGEHGFIGCRKVTGTLDSNRSSYDYFTLEFRDGAYSLQDSTGKYWMIGNEQAVISSSDAPVDFLFEFCDYNKLAIRHAGDGKYLRGDHAGVLKANADDLETATQWEY